A genomic segment from Candidatus Nanopelagicales bacterium encodes:
- a CDS encoding NUDIX hydrolase: MSRKEPPGGSEPEPLDLPIPAELTRRARSIAESEDAQWIPVPARDAATVVLLRGTRSGFEVFLQRRVGTMAFAAGMYVFPGGRVEDRDADPSVPWIGDRQFEPFKLRPECAPTASFRAMTVAAARETWEEAGVSLATASSRRVRPPDTSQDLLGWLAEVGATITATDLHPWAHWVTPEAERRRFDTRFLVAALPEEQQATERGSESDDSTWIDPGSALTKAGAGELPMLPPTLRSLQLLTEFADVSSVLRHARELRPTPLLPKPELTKTGEVRWVIVDAYSQEPIWP, encoded by the coding sequence ATGTCGCGGAAGGAGCCGCCCGGCGGCAGCGAGCCCGAGCCTCTAGATCTACCCATACCCGCGGAACTCACACGCCGCGCACGCAGCATCGCCGAATCGGAAGACGCGCAATGGATCCCAGTGCCCGCGCGAGATGCCGCGACTGTGGTCTTGCTGCGCGGCACTCGCTCTGGGTTCGAAGTCTTCTTGCAGCGCCGGGTCGGGACCATGGCCTTCGCCGCCGGAATGTACGTGTTCCCAGGGGGCAGGGTCGAGGACCGCGATGCCGATCCATCCGTGCCGTGGATCGGAGACCGGCAATTCGAGCCATTCAAGCTCCGCCCCGAGTGCGCACCAACAGCGAGTTTCCGGGCGATGACGGTGGCCGCGGCACGCGAGACCTGGGAAGAAGCGGGAGTCAGTCTCGCCACTGCCTCCTCCCGCCGAGTTCGGCCCCCTGACACATCGCAGGACTTGCTTGGGTGGCTCGCGGAGGTCGGCGCGACCATCACCGCGACTGACCTGCACCCCTGGGCGCATTGGGTCACGCCAGAGGCAGAACGCCGCCGGTTCGACACCCGGTTCCTGGTCGCTGCCCTGCCAGAAGAGCAGCAGGCGACTGAGCGTGGGTCCGAATCCGATGACTCAACATGGATCGACCCCGGCTCGGCGCTCACGAAGGCTGGAGCCGGTGAACTGCCAATGCTGCCGCCGACCTTGAGGTCGCTGCAGCTACTGACGGAGTTCGCGGACGTGTCCTCGGTGCTGCGCCACGCGCGAGAGCTGAGGCCGACACCCCTGTTGCCCAAGCCGGAGTTGACCAAGACCGGGGAAGTGCGCTGGGTGATCGTAGACGCGTACTCCCAGGAGCCAATCTGGCCGTGA